TCAGTGTGGGATGCTACATGATTGCCCAAGCCCATGAAGCTAGCCTACTCTGCATGGAATTTTACTGAATCACACTCTTTCATTGTCCCCCCActactccccccccaccccacagcattTGATAAATCACTTGCAAATGAGACCTTTTCTGAAAGTTTGCTTAGAAATCCAACctataaaagtttttattgaaaacGTCCCTAAGAAGCAAATCTAAGATGTGATTCAGGAAGTAGATCACTTGCTGGACAAGTAACAAAAGATGTCTGACACCCACCTTCCACAGCACTGATTCCTAGGATGCCATAGCATTGCACTTGCTAGAATTTCTACCTGTGTAATTGGGGATAGACAGAGGTGGAAGGAGATAACCTCACTGGCGCAGGATCTTTCTTGATTGAGGGCTGTGGTGAAAATGTGGAATTGATTTGGCTTGGCTGAGCACTGctgatgaaagagagaaagagaaagaaagagaaagagaaagagaaagagaagaaagaaaagaaaagaaaagaagaaagaaagaaaagaaagaaagaaagaaagaaagaaagaaagaaagaaagaaagaaagaaagaaagaaagaaagaaagaaagagaaaaaaagaaaaaggaagaaactgacaGGATTCATTACCAGACTAATGGAATGAGTATCAGAAATACTACATGGCAGCATATAAAGAGTTCCTCATCTCCTAgagcaggagtcagcaaacttcACAATTAGGGCCAAGACTGATCCACTACTAGctttataaataaagtcttattaaAACACAACCATGCTTACTCATTACATATAGTCTATGACTGCTTGCAATACACTATAATAGCAAAGTTGAAGAGATGCTACAGGGACCTTATGGCCCACAAGCTTAAAATATTGATCTGGCTTTCTCTAGAAAAAGCTTGCAAATCCTTGTCCTAGATTCTGAGAGCAACCTGAGCTGCCTCTAACTTCACACAGACTTCCCTCATGTGGACTGCATCTatataaattttcctcttcttatgaggacaccagtaACTGAAACAACACAGACCTTCAACCAGGACAATCTCATTTTAACTTggttatatctgcaaagaccctgtttccaataAGGCCTATGCACAGATCCTTGGTGGACAAGAATTTTAATAGGATGCTATTCGTCCCATTATACCACTATATCAACAGTTAGGTTCAAATCTGAGCATGGCCCAAGACGGGAAATACTGGCCTTGCTAAGGAATAGAAGAATTATAACTAGAAATCCAGTGGCTAAAACATTAGTACGGTTTTAGGAGTCTAATGATTTGTGGCACGCCAGACATGTCCTGAAGGTAGAGTAGGAGTTACCGTACCTTGCACTTTTGaccacagattaaaaaaaaaaaaaaaaaaaaagagcaaaattaataaaacagagtTTACTAGACCTCTTCTAGTTTTAGAGGCAGAAGGCTTGAGAGTTCAATTCTGACTCATTTATGAAGTGACCTGGAGGTTTCCCCATTTTGAATGGATCTGAGAGTGAAGTAAAGAAAGTGCTCCAGCACTAAGTCCAAGCACTCCCCTTAGAATTTTGAGAGATTTCCTAGTGATAAAATACAGAATAGCAATACATCTCCTTTTCTCAAGACAAAATCCTTTACTCCTCTTTATAAAaccctcaggggaaaaaaaaaaccctcagataCTCCATTAATAGCAGTTGCACAATCCATAATCCATATTGCAGTGATCAATGGACTTCTATTCACTCTAGCTTTGTCGCATTTCAGGCTTCTAACAGCAAGAAATTTTGAAAGGGCCAGGATCAgtaataaagatgaagaaatgctAAACCATGACTAACTATGTTTGAATGtaaaagagagaatagaaagagatgagaaaaggagaaaaaatgtctTCATCACAAATACAAGTATAAAGGGGTAGAAGTACTTTTcaactttcctttttctcattatttatgaCTGCTCCCATCTAttaacataaaaatggaaaatgttgttGATATACTTTCCAAGGTTGgtaaattctaaaaatatcttgtatttaaaataaaatgctctacagaaaataatataaaaacatgatctatatattacatatatcgAAACATTATTCATTGGATTACAACCCATTTTCATATAGTCCTTAAATTTCCAATTGGCAAAGCATTTttacatagaaaacaaatacttCATCCAATAAATCTATAAAGCATAAAATGGAGGATATTGTTATTCCTTTTAAGTCTGAAAACaggtgtgcctgagtggctcagtggttgagcttctgcctttggctcagggcatgatcccggggtcctgggatggagtcccacatagggctccccgcagggagcctgcttctccctctgcctgtatctctgcctctctccctctgtgtctctcataaataaataaatattttttagaagtctGAAACCAGCAAAGTACAGAGCTTTTCAAATAACTTACAGCAAAGCCGTCTCCTAGTATACCTTAACTTGGCTAAGCTGATACCCTATGTGAAATAAATTTTCCTATCCCCATTTATCTGGGGGATAGAAGCATAGGACtaggaatttaaaaatgagatgggttgccagtgggggagggggatggacaaaatggatgaaggggagtgggagctCCAGGATcccaattatggaatgaataagtcacagggaggAAAGGTACatcacagggaatatagtcaatggtattgtaagggttgtatggtgacagacggcagctacacttatgatgagcataGCACAACTTAGAGACTTATGGAATCACTATGGTGTACACCTAGtgggtcaactatacttcaataaaaaaaaataagtaggatGATAAGCTGTGCCcgtaaggacacacacacaccaacacacatTTAAGTATACACAGGCATGTGCCCATATACAAGAAATTATAACATGATATGATATACTCTCAGTATAAAAAAGTCTTCAACAATAATAAAGTAGTGATTCATTCCAAATGAACTTATCTAAGACCTTAGAgagaaaataacatatttgatGGGACCTAAAAAGATGAGATGTACTTCGTGAAGAAGTAAAAGAAGGGAGGACAGGACAAAGGAGAAGTAAAGGGAGCACCAGAGAATCTCCAAGGCTTAGAGGGCTGttcaaggaagagaagaagcCATTAAAACTGAGGGagaggacagccctggtggctcagcagtttagcgccgcctttagtcctgggcgtgatcccggagacccccgatcgagttccacatcaggttccctgcatgaagcctgcttctccctctgcctgtgtgtgtctctctctctgtctctgtgaataaataaataaatcttaaaaaaaaaaaaaaaaaaaactgagaaagaaatggCTTGCAAAGAATGGTGGGCCATGGTCTAGGTTTGTACTTTTGGTATAACATTGTTTACTATGAACACTGGAAATCAAAAtgtccctaaaattaaaaaaaaaaaatccttgtattTTCAACATCTAGCAAAACACATGACAAACTTTGTAAGGAACAGGAAACATTTTTGACAGATTAGCATGGAATATTCAGTGTGTATTGTGTTTTATGATGTTGTTTTGCATTACATTTCACGTCCTTCATTTGTTTTATAGCTATGGTTTTTTTTACCTTGGGGATAAGCATTTATATGAAAAGCATCATTTCTACTAAAACACTAGTAGCAGCAGTTGGCATTTAATACTAAAGAATCATTTTCAGATCCTCTCTTTAGGGAACTATGTTTTAGGAGTTGCAAaagtttagagaaaataaaagcaaagatggatagagaaaagcaaaaatgagtaggaaatttCTTGGTGAATATCCATCGCATTCTGCTAGCAGAGACTAAGTGAAACTAGATCTTAGGCATCCACCTCTATCTACGGTACACTTTAAGAAGCTCATTTGAGACCAAAGAGCTTACTACCAAACTACAAGTTTGATATGCccatattataaaagaaatttgaCCTCACTATCCCTACATGATAATAGTATAATGCATATAAGCATACTGTGTAAGCTGTATAAGGTTTtccatatataataattattattgcttactgaataatataaaataaatggtcttgaataattaaatagaaactaTCCAATAAGAACTATTAAAGAATATCCTGAGTGCTTATTCTGTGCCAAGCTCTGTGACAAATCCTctgcataattattttattgaatccTTTCAGTGACCCAATGGAAATAAGTAGGATCTGGAATTTACAACTGAGGAAACTGACCTAGGAATGTAGTCTGACTTGCACAAGGAAATCTAGGAAAGTGATACGGAGAAAGTAATATGCTGATAACAGAAAGAAGGCCTGAATATAAGCAGCAATAAGATCAGAGACTCAGATATCAACCAAAAGATATCAAATAACCATAAGAAGAGAAATGGCCCAGGatgtaaaatgggcagaagatttgTACGCTTCACCCAAGATACATGACTGGCAAAGAAGTATGAGAAAATGTACTCAGCATCATTAACTATGACaggaattcaaattaaaaatacaaagaaatgccAGTATACATctaccagaatggctaaattttaagttttaaattaacAAGAAATAAGTGACAATACCAGTGGTTGTAAGGATGTAAAGGAATTTGAAGTCTCACATAgtgctgatggaaatgtaaaatggtacaaccatttggaaaaacaatttgaagtttcttaaaaagttaaacatatgcttaaccatatgatccagccattccataTAAAGTGTTCACctaagaaaaataagcatatacAGCCATACAAAGGCTTGGAGagaaatgttcataacagctttgTTTCAACAGCCAAAAACTGTAAACAAGCAAAATGTTCATGAGATGGGAAAAGGTTAAACCAATTGTGGTATATCTACACAATGGAAGAACTATGCAACAACAAAAACTATTCATACACACTACAACATGGGTAGATCGCAAAACCACCGtgctgagcaaaagaaaccatgCGAAAAGGGAATTCACACCAattgtttatatgaaattctagaaaatgcaaactaacctACATAGTGAGGAAAAGCAGATCGATGGATGCCTGGGATAATGTGGGGCAGAAAGTGGCAGGAGGGagtgattataaaatataaaagaacatgaGGGAACTTTGAGAGGTGATGAAATGTTTATTATCTGGATTTTAGCaatgatttcacagatatatacctACGTCCAACTCTATCAAGTTGTACATTTTAAGTATCTGCAgtttattttatgtcaattatacctctcGAAAGCTATTGCAAAGGTATATATTTACTTTTGagcttctgtgatttttttttaatctgtgagaATTATTATCAGCATTTTAACCATGGTTCTGAGTAGAgaaatttcctgaattttcttcTGTTGAGTTAATCCTCATTTTCTCAATACACTATAACAGTTACAACATTCTTTTAAAACCaaataccattttaaatttattttttcagactattttatttatttattttttatttaaaaacttcttttggCAGATAGACTCCTGGGACTGCCCAAGACCAGCCCTGAAATGATGACCGATAAAGCAGAGGAGTTGGCTGTTGGGAGGAAAGCCAAATGAAACATTTTGGAGAATCCACAATTCATCCTCCCTCTAAGAGAAGGCCAAGCCTGGCACTGCTGTCAGTGAAATAGGAAGCACAGGGAGCATCCCACCCTGCAAGCTCAGCTATGTCCTTGAAAGATGATGACTCCAAAGCTATAGCAATGTCTGTGTTGGGAGAAGTGCCAGAAAAAAACTGCCAATACCAATGGAAATCAATGCTGAAATAAAGCGTCAGTTAAAAAGGGAAATTTGACAGTGTtgatgaaaatatgaaagaattttcaaatttcttgaaGGAGTGAGCAGATCTCCAGAAATGTGGGAAAAAATTTCATACATGCCATAAAGGAAGCAGCAAGATTTAAAAGCCAAGACTTAATAAGGCACCTGGAAAATACTCTAGAAAAACTAGAATCTGACCTCTTTCTCAACAAAGATAATCACACCTCAAATAATCTCATTATTGAAGAGATCAATGAGAAAGCAGAACCAGTTTGCTGTCCTAGGATGCAACCTGGTATTGTTGACACTTCCTAGCATGTTAGCTAAGAAAATTTATCTTCTTGAGGCTAAGAAAAAGCATTGGAACTTCAACATTACAAGTCTGTTAGTAAAAGCTGGGCatttgcccttaaaaaaaaaaaagtcattttacttGACACAcaatgtaacattagtttcagatgtgcaacatagtgattcaacttctccaCAGCTCTGCTCAGACTCTATGTACCTGCGTTAACAAAAACCAGATAAATAACCTCATGTTTAGAACTAGTTTATATCTTCTTCCTACTTTTCTAGTGTTTTATTTTGCAGTAaagatgcattttatatttaaaaataaaatgacttttttaaaaaagcactctTACTACAGACTCTTGAAAATCTGTACTAACAGTCCTTTCCGTACCTGCActtgttaaaataaatagaaagtccATTTATAAGCATCCATTTTGGCTGGGACCTATTTTGTTTCATCCTATTTCAAGgctctgtgccccccccccccacgcgcGCGCCTTGAGCTTTggaaagaaagagtccacagaggGAGGGCCAGCGTCGCCAGGTGCCTCCTCCCTTCCGCCCGTCCCAGCGCCTATTTTTGGGACAGCACTTTTGACTTCGATGAACTAGTAAGTCACAAAGGCCCACGGGCAGAGCCGGGGCACCGCCGGGTTAACGGGGCTGCGCCCGCCCTGCAGGTGCGCCCGCCCGGCAGgtgcgccccggccgccccgcccccgcccggcaggtgcgccccggccgccccgcccccgcccggaaCGCGGCGCCTCGGGAGCGCCCCGGGTGTGTGTGACGCGGTCGCCGTCGCCTGGGGCCGCGCTCGCCGGCAGACCCGAAGCTCCGGCGCCGGCCGCACGCTGTGCCGCCCTGGcctgccgcccccgcccgcaAGGAGCCGAGCCATGCGGCCCTGTGTCCGGCTCCTCCCCAACATCCGCGCCTCGCTGCTGTCCCTGCGCTGCGCGCGCCCGGGCTTCGCGCTCCCGCCGCTGCGGGCCTCCGGGCGCCCCTGgcgtccccgcgcccccgcgcccctgcgccctctggccgcggccgccgcctcccgggACCCAGCCCCGCCCGcctgcgcccgcgcccgcgccggcTCCCGGGTGCGCCAGAACTTCCACCCCGACTGCGAGGCCGCCGTCAACCGCCAGATCAACCTGGAGCTGTGCGCGGCCTACGCGTACCTGTCTATGGCCTATTACTTCTCTCGAGAGGACGTGGCGCTCAACAACTTCGCCAGGTACTTCCTTCGCCAGGCCCGGGAGGAGGCCCAGCACGCCGAGAAGCTGATGCGCCTGCAGAACCAGCGGGGGGGCCGGATCTGCCTGCGGGACGTCAAGAAACCGGACCGGGACGACTGGGAGAGCGGCCTGAGGGCCATGGAGTGTGCGCTGCTCTTGGAAAAGAATGTGAACCAGTCGTTGCTCGAATTGCACACTCTGGCCTCAGACCAAGGCGACCCCCATTTGTGCGACTTCCTGGAGACGCACTATCTGAATGAGCAGGTGAAGTCTATCAAAGAACTGGGTGATCACGTGCAAAACCTGGTTAAGATGGGGGCCCCGGATTCCGGCCTGGCCGAGTACCTCTTTGACAAGCACAGCCTTGGAAACGAAAACAATCAGAACTAAGCCACAGGCTGCCCTCCTCGCTGCCCAGGGGGGGGCAAGACCCAGAGTCTGCAGACTCCTGCTTCCTTGCCCTTAAAATGAACCTCTATCTTTACACCCACTTATGCTGTACCAATAAAGTGACTTGTAGAGAAAATGTACTTAGCCTCGTGTTAACAAGGTCTTTTTGTCCAACATCAAGATCATTTTTCCAGCCTGAAACGTAGCCCAGGATATTATGATATAAAAATGACTGTGGAAGAGCACTGCAAGTAGAGGCAAACTTTCTCCAGTTGCCAAATATTATTCCGATCCATGAACCTTAactaaaattctgtgatttttcaGCTGAGAAAGTGCCCCTTATTTTCAAGGCCTCATGCTAAAGCTAAAGTGGGAAAACATGTTAagataaatatgcaaataactATAACACGTTGGAGAATATATATAGTACTGTAAAAACCACACATGTAAA
This sequence is a window from Canis aureus isolate CA01 chromosome 10, VMU_Caureus_v.1.0, whole genome shotgun sequence. Protein-coding genes within it:
- the LOC144321981 gene encoding ferritin heavy chain-like, which translates into the protein MRPCVRLLPNIRASLLSLRCARPGFALPPLRASGRPWRPRAPAPLRPLAAAAASRDPAPPACARARAGSRVRQNFHPDCEAAVNRQINLELCAAYAYLSMAYYFSREDVALNNFARYFLRQAREEAQHAEKLMRLQNQRGGRICLRDVKKPDRDDWESGLRAMECALLLEKNVNQSLLELHTLASDQGDPHLCDFLETHYLNEQVKSIKELGDHVQNLVKMGAPDSGLAEYLFDKHSLGNENNQN